The Colletotrichum higginsianum IMI 349063 chromosome 2, whole genome shotgun sequence genome has a segment encoding these proteins:
- a CDS encoding Insulinase yields the protein MLRSLATRLPRRAAVTSSPLTTSAIRPSSLPSSRRTLATTIEAIPKEPTELDAITTLPNGLRVASEALPGSFSGVGVYVDAGSRYEDAGLRGVSHIMDRLAFKSTGSRSADSMLEQVEALGGNIQCASSRESMMYQAATFNGAVPTTIGLLAETIRDPKLTEEEVLEQLGTAEYEIKEIWSKPELILPELVHTAAFKDNTLGNPLLCPEERLGSISRETIQRYRDLFYRPERIAVAFAGVEHEEAVKLAQQYFGDMKGSYQEPTISRTGSETSIGSQASEFTDASSSSSAAASASPVQQPSKLLSKVPFFKNLSTSAPNSASVLSTTPSYNINSPAHYTGGFLSLPPQPPSLNPNMPTFTHIHLAFEGLPISSDDIYALATLQTLLGGGGSFSAGGPGKGMYSRLYTNVLNQHGWVESCVAFNHSYTDSGLFGISASCIPGRTASMLDVMCRELRALTLDTGFSALKAGEVDRAKNQLRSSLLMNLESRMVELEDLGRQVQVHGRKIPVTDMCRKIEALTVEDLRRVARIVAGGLVENAGKGSGAPTVVLQEAQAHGVSTHTLEWEAIQNTIYDWQLGRR from the coding sequence ATGCTCCGTTCATTAGCGACGCGCCTGCCGCGACGTGCGGCCGTCACATCATCGCCGCTCACAACATCAGCGATTCGCCCCTCTAGCCTCCCCTCGTCCCGCCGCACACTCGCAACCACTATCGAAGCCATCCCCAAAGAGCCGACAGAACTCGACGCCATAACTACCCTCCCTAATGGCCTGCGCGTTGCCTCCGAAGCCTTGCCGGGCTCCTTTtccggcgtcggcgtctaCGTAGATGCCGGCTCCCGGTACGAGGATGCGGGCCTGCGAGGAGTTAGTCACATTATGGACAGATTGGCCTTCAAATCGACGGGGAGCCGCAGCGCCGACTCGATGCTCGAAcaggtcgaggccctcggcggcaacaTTCAGTGCGCGAGTTCCAGAGAAAGCATGATGTACCAAGCAGCGACCTTCAACGGCGccgtgccgacgacgatTGGGCTGCTGGCCGAGACGATCCGCGACCCGAAGctcaccgaggaggaggtgttGGAACAGCTCGGCACGGCCGAGTACGAGATCAAGGAGATCTGGAGTAAGCCGGAGCTCATCCTGCCGGAGCTTGTGCACACGGCCGCCTTTAAAGACAACACACTTGGCAACCCCCTGTTGTGCCCGGAGGAGCGTCTGGGTAGCATATCGAGGGAAACCATCCAGCGTTACAGGGACCTTTTCTACCGCCCGGAGCGCATTGCTGTCGCATTTGCGGGCGTCGAGCACGAAGAGGCCGTGAAGCTTGCGCAGCAGTACTTTGGTGACATGAAGGGCTCCTACCAAGAACCGACAATCTCACGAACGGGCTCGGAGACGTCCATAGGCTCCCAGGCCTCGGAGTTCACCGAcgcatcctcctcctcctccgccgccgcctccgcctcccccgTCCAACAACCCTCCAAACTCCTCTCCAAGGTCCCCTTCTTCAAGAATCTCTCCACCTCGGCACCCAACAGCGCCTCCGTGCTGTCCACGACGCCATCCTACAACATCAACTCCCCCGCCCACTACACCGGCGGCTTCCTCTCCCTGCCCCCACAGCCCCCGTCCTTGAACCCCAACATGCCGACCTTCACTCACATTCACCTCGCCTTCGAGGGTCTCCCCATCTCCTCGGATGACATATACGCGCTGGCGACGCTGCAGACCCTCCTCGGTGGCGGtggctccttctccgccggcggccccggcaAGGGCATGTACTCGCGCCTGTACACCAACGTTCTCAACCAGCACGGCTGGGTGGAGTCGTGCGTGGCCTTTAACCACTCGTACACGGACTCTGGACTCTTTGGCATCTCGGCAAGCTGCATCCCCGGTCGCACCGCCAGCATGCTCGACGTCATGTGCCGCGAGCTGCGCGCCCTCACCCTCGACACAGGCTTCTCGGCCCTcaaggcgggcgaggtcgaccgcGCTAAGAACCAGCTGCGCTCGTCGCTGCTCATGAACCTCGAGAGCCGCatggtcgagctcgaggacctgggccgccaggtccaggtccatGGGCGCAAGATCCCAGTCACGGACATGTGCCGCAAGATCGAGGCGCTGACGGTCGAGGACCTGCGCCGCGTTGCgcgcatcgtcgccggcggcctcgtggAGAACGCGGGCAAGGGCAGCGGTGCGCCGACGGTCGTGTTGCAGGAGGCGCAGGCCCACGGCGTAAGCACGCACACGCTCGAGTGGGAGGCGATCCAGAACACAATTTACGACTGGCAGCTGGGTCGGAGATGA
- a CDS encoding S1 RNA binding domain-containing protein has translation MSSLKRKDAPGGTPPSKSAKASKVSRPSKRDTPTKDRTTATADAPALKAPAVSALLKDEEPLFPRGGGSILTPLEQKQITMEAKADAAKEEAELFDPNVKSKAKKEKRRKAKDTKDVKPARDEDAVKIEGLNFKRLVKGSLVLGQITHIDTVQLTIALPNNLTGHVSIASISDTTNSKLEKDLNAADEESDDDEEEDDEGIDLKSMFKIGQYVRTHVLSTADESGPGKAKRRIELSLRPAEANAGITGDDVVAHTTLMASIASVQDHGYEMDLGIEGDLKGFLPKKEVGPDMDEASLRPGAVCLCVVKSVTGIVVQLSTDPLKLGNTSLVASTAPTINSFLPGSLADVLLTEVTSRGIQGKLLGHLPVTADLIHSGVGPDNVDLEAKYTVGTRVKARIICNFPAAREPKLGISLLPHIVGLQPKSSGKGSRAKAPLDILPIASFVEKCTVRKVEPEIGLYVDTGVPGIAGFVHISRVKDGKVDALYETSGPHKVGSTHRGRVVGYSSLDGMFLLSFEQNILDQPFIRLEDVPVGEVVSGKIEKVIVGENGVSGLIVKLAEGITGYVHESHLADVKLQHPEKKFREGITVKARVLSVRPRKRQLRLTLKKTLVNSDAPIVKNYDDAEVGMQTPGTITGFTAAGAQLEFFGDVRGFLPLSQMSEAYIKDPKEHFRVGQVVSVHVLDVNPEERRMVVSCKDPSAFGLDKQAALKALKIGDIVSAKVSQKTEDEVFVDLEESGLKAIIRTGHLSDKSASKTQAAWKRINVGNLLSDLVVLDKNERRRAVILTQKPSFAEASKKGTLLSSAEDVTVGAVVPAYVREIGPFAVYVQFGGSLTGILPKAKLPKDAQEKPAFGMRKHQSIEVKIVSSNPEQNRIIVAPASADEPAPIAPESAVNSVDDSIKTINDIALGTILNAKVMSIKNTQLNVKVADNIQGRIDVSQFFDAWENIKNLKNPLQQVKANEIIRVRAIGIHDSKNYRFLPFSHRSTHSLIEFTAKASDIKAKEVELLSYDKIEVGSSHVAFVNNHGKNCLWVNLSPTVRGRISIMDVSDDLSHAGNLEKYFPVGSALKVRVLSVDADKGHLDLSSRSSTGSSEVTWDSLKKNMTLPGRVTKVNDRSVMVKLSDSVSGPVHLVDLCDNYDEANTLKYTKGEIIRVSVVEVDKSNKRLRLSTRPSRILSSTSPVADREITKLPQISSGDIIRGFVKNVTDKGVFVQLGGTVSAYVKIGNLSDRYIKDWKGNFQVDQLVKGRVINVDTAINQVELSLKASVVENDYTPPVTYKDIKEGQIVTGKVRKVEEFGAFIVVDNSHNVSGLCHRSEMAEKPVEDARRLYSEGDVVKAKILSVDDERKRITFSLKPSHFDEDSDMEDVEGGAELASDEDSDVEMGDGGVQLTISGTDNFDDSDEDEDDEEEEEEEDDSDVEMEDKAATGKGLSAGKYDWTGDAFDESDGESTSKTKKPTATEKKEKKQSGIQVDRTADLDAHGPQTATDYERLLLGEPDSSQLWIQYMALQMKVSELAKAREIAERAIKTINIREQMEKLNVWIAYLNLEVAYGTKASTEEVFKRACQYNDEQEVHERLASIYIQSGKLKQADDVFQSLVAKFKSKSPKVWENYAHFLHVTMNEPDRARALLPRATQALEERHTAQLMASFGALEFKSPNGDAERGRTTFETILATWPKRFDLWNQLADLEISAAEPDATAIRDVFERGAKAKGLKPKKAMKWFKRWAEWEQKLSPKGRDKVMAKAQEWVTAAKAKKGAAEEDDEE, from the exons ATGAGCTCTCTCAAGCGAAAGGATGCCCCCGGGGGTACTCCTCCATCAAAGTCGGCAAAGGCCTCGAAGGTGTCCCGACCCTCGAAGCGCGACACTCCCACCAAGGaccggacgacggcgactgCAGATGCTCCTGCGCTGAAGGCTCCCGCCGTCTCGGCACTGCTCAAAGATGAAGAGCCCTTGTTCCCTCGTGGCGGTGGAAGCATTCTCACGCCGCTCGAGCAGAAGCAGATCACCATGGAGGCGAAGGCCGACGctgccaaggaggaggccgagctgTTCGACCCTAACGTGAAGAGCAAGgcaaagaaggagaagagaaggaaagcCAAGGACACCAAGGATGTCAAGCCCGCAAGAGATGAAGATGCTGTCAAGATTGAGGGTCTCAACTTCAAG CGACTTGTGAAGGGCTCTCTGGTCCTCGGTCAAATCACTCATATCGACACTGTCCAGCTCACGATTGCACTGCCCAACAATCTCACAGGACATGTTTCGATCGCCTCAATCTCAGACACGACAAACTCAAAACTCGAAAAGGACCTtaacgccgccgacgaggagagcgatgacgacgaagaggaggacgacgagggaaTCGACTTGAAGTCCATGTTCAAGATCGGCCAGTACGTCCGCACACACGTGCTGTCGACAGCAGACGAGTCGGGCCCGGGCAAAGCCAAGCGCCGAATCGAACTTTCGCTCCGACCCGCAGAGGCCAACGCTGGCAtcaccggcgacgacgtcgttgcGCATACTACACTCATGGCCTCGATCGCCAGTGTCCAGGACCATGGTTACGAGATGGATCTGGGAATCGAGGGAGATCTGAAGGGCTTCCTCCCCAAGAAGGAAGTCGGCCCCGATATGGACGAAGCCAGCCTGCGGCCTGGTGCCGTCTGTCTTTGTGTTGTCAAGAGCGTGACTGGAATCGTTGTCCAGCTGTCGACCGACCCTCTCAAGCTCGGCAACACATCGCTTGTTGCATCGACCGCCCCGACAATCAACTCTTTCTTGCCCGGATCCCTGGCCGACGTCCTGCTCACTGAGGTTACCTCGAGAGGTATCCAGGGCAAGTTGCTTGGTCACCTGCCCGTCACTGCTGACCTCATCCACTCTGGTGTTGGTCCTGACAatgtcgacctcgaggccaagtACACCGTCGGCACCAGAGTCAAGGCAAGAATCATTTGCAACTTCCCTGCTGCGCGCGAGCCCAAGCTCGGTATCTCTCTGCTGCCGCACATTGTCGGCTTGCAGCCAAAGTCATcgggcaagggcagcagAGCCAAGGCTCCTCTTGATATACTTCCCATCGCCTCGTTTGTCGAGAAGTGCACTGTCCGCAAAGTCGAGCCTGAGATTGGTCTCTACGTAGACACTGGCGTTCCCGGCATTGCTGGCTTCGTGCACATTTCTCgcgtcaaggacggcaaggttGATGCGCTTTACGAAACGAGTGGCCCCCATAAGGTCGGCTCTACGCATCGCGGTAGAGTCGTTGGCTACAGCTCGCTGGATGGCATGTTCCTGCTGTCATTCGAGCAGAACATTCTTGATCAGCCCTTCATCCGCCTCGAGGACGTTCCCGTGGGAGAGGTTGTCTCTGGCAAGATCGAAAAGGTCATTGTCGGCGAGAACGGCGTCAGTGGTCTGATCgtcaagctggccgagggcaTCACTGGTTACGTTCACGAATCGCACCTTGCCGACGTTAAGCTTCAGCACCCGGAAAAGAAGTTCAGAGAGGGAATCACCGTCAAGGCGAGAGTTCTCTCAGTGCGCCCTCGCAAGCGCCAGCTCCGCCTGACGCTCAAGAAGACCCTGGTGAACTCGGATGCGCCCATTGTCAAGAACtacgacgatgccgaggtcgGCATGCAGACACCTGGAACCATCACTGGCTTCACCGCCGCTGGCGCACAACTCGAGTTCTTCGGAGACGTAAGGGGTTTCCTGCCCCTGTCCCAGATGAGCGAGGCCTACATTAAGGATCCCAAGGAGCACTTCCGCGTCGGCCAGGTTGTCAGTGTCCACGTCCTTGATGTCAACCCCGAGGAACGCAGGATGGTTGTTTCTTGCAAGGACCCCTCAGCATTTGGCCTGGACAAGCAAGCAGCACTCAAGGCTCTGAAGATTGGCGATATTGTGTCCGCCAAGGTCAGCCAGAAGACGGAGGATGAAGTCTTTGTTGATCTTGAGGAGAGCGGCCTCAAGGCCATTATCCGCACCGGTCATTTGTCAGATAAGTCTGCCAGCAAGACTCAGGCTGCTTGGAAGCGCATCAACGTTGGAAACTTATTGTCGGACCTCGTCGTGCTTGACAAGAACGAGCGCCGTCGCGCAGTCATTCTCACCCAGAAACCCAGCTTTGCTGAGGCCAGCAAAAAGGGCACACTGCTGTCGAGCGCTGAGGACGTTACTGTCGGTGCTGTTGTTCCGGCCTACGTCCGTGAGATTGGTCCCTTCGCCGTCTACGTCCAGTTTGGCGGCAGCCTTACCGGCATCCTGCCCAAGGCTAAGTTGCCCAAGGATGCGCAGGAGAAGCCGGCCTTCGGCATGCGCAAGCACCAGAGCATCGAGGTCAAGATTGTGTCTTCCAACCCCGAACAGAACCGCATCATTGTTGCCCCTGCATccgccgacgagcccgcACCGATCGCGCCCGAGTCTGCCGTGAACTCCGTCGACGACAGCATCAAGACCATCAACGATATCGCTCTTGGCACGATACTGAACGCCAAGGTTATGTCTATCAAGAACACCCAGTTGAACGTCAAGGTTGCGGACAACATCCAGGGCCGTATCGACGTTTCGCAGTTCTTCGACGCGTGGGAGAACATCAAGAACCTCAAGAACCCCCTGCAGCAGGTCAAGGCAAACGAGATCATTCGTGTCCGCGCCATTGGCATCCACGACTCCAAAAACTACCGCTTCCTGCCATTCTCTCATCGTTCTACCCACTCGCTGATCGAGTTCACCGCAAAGGCGAGTGacatcaaggccaaggaggtcgAGCTGCTTTCATACGACAAGATCGAGGTTGGCTCTTCGCACGTCGCCTTCGTTAACAACCACGGCAAGAACTGCTTGTGGGTCAACTTGTCGCCTACTGTCCGTGGCAGAATCAGCATCATGGACGTCTCGGACGACTTGTCTCACGCCGGAAACCTCGAGAAGTACTTCCCCGTGGGATCTGCTCTCAAGGTCCGCGTCTTATCCGTCGATGCCGACAAGGGACACCTAGACCTGTCTTCTCGTTCCTCCACAGGCTCTAGCGAGGTTACGTGGGACTCGTTGAAGAAGAACATGACCCTTCCCGGCAGAGTCACCAAGGTCAATGATCGTTCTGTCATGGTCAAGCTCAGCGATTCCGTCTCTGGCCCTGTCCATCTGGTCGATCTTTGCGACAACTACGACGAAGCCAACACTCTCAAGTACACCAAGGGCGAGATTATCCGCGTCTCAGTGGTCGAGGTGGACAAGAGCAACAAGAGACTCAGGCTTTCTACCCGCCCGTCTCGCATTCTCAGCTCCACCTCCCCTGTTGCCGATCGTGAAATCACCAAGCTGCCTCAGATCTCCTCGGGTGACATTATTAGGGGTTTCGTGAAGAACGTGACCGATAAGGGCGTTTTTGTGCAGCTCGGAGGCACTGTCTCCGCCTATGTCAAGATCGGCAACCTCTCGGACCGTTATATCAAGGACTGGAAGGGCAACTTCCAGGTTGATCAGCTAGTCAAGGGCCGTGTCATCAACGTCGACACAGCAATCAACCAGGTCGAGCTGAGTCTCAAGGCTtccgtcgtcgagaacgACTACACACCCCCTGTGACGTATAAAGACATCAAGGAGGGACAGATCGTCACCGGCAAGGTTCGCAAGGTTGAGGAGTTTGGTGCCTTCATTGTCGTCGACAACTCTCACAATGTCAGCGGTCTGTGCCATCGcagcgagatggccgagaagCCCGTGGAGGATGCTCGTAGGCTTTACAGCGAGGGCGACGTGGTGAAGGCTAAGATCCTGTCTGTAGATGACGAGAGAAAACGCATCACTTTCAGTCTCAAGCCTAGCCActtcgacgaggacagcGATATGGAGGATGTCGAAGGAGGTGCTGAACTGGCCAGCGATGAGGATTCCGACGTTGAGATGGGAGATGGTGGTGTCCAGCTCACCATCAGTGGAACAGACAACTTTGACGACTcggatgaggacgaggatgacgaagaggaggaggaggaagaagacgacagTGATGTCGAGATGGAGGACAAAGCAGCCACTGGCAAGGGCTTGAGCGCTGGCAAGTATGACTGGACGGGTGACGCATTCGACGAATCGGATGGCGAGTCAACAAgcaagacgaagaagccgacggcgacggagaagaaggagaagaagcagagcgGGATCCAAGTTGACCGcaccgccgacctcgacgcccacgGACCCCAAACCGCCACCGACTACGAGCGTCTCCTCTTGGGAGAGCCCGACTCGTCCCAACTCTGGATCCAGTACATGGCTTTGCAGATGAAGGTCAGCGAGCTGGCCAAGGCACGTGAGATTGCGGAGCGCGCCATCAAGACCATCAACATCCGCGAGCAGATGGAAAAGCTCAACGTGTGGATCGCCTACCTCAACTTGGAGGTCGCTTACGGCACCAAGGCGTCCACCGAGGAGGTTTTCAAGCGTGCTTGCCAGTACAACGATGAACAAGAGGTCCACGAGCGTCTGGCCAGCATCTACATCCAGTCCGGAAAGCTCAAG CAAGCAGATGATGTCTTCCAGTCACTCGTGGCCAAGTTCAAGTCAAAGTCGCCCAAGGTCTGGGAGAACTACGCTCACTTCCTGCACGTGACGATGAACGAGCCCGACAGGGCTCGCGCGCTCCTGCCGCGTGCCACCCAGGCACTGGAGGAGCGACACACGGCGCAGCTGATGGCCAGCTTCGGCGCTCTCGAGTTCAAGTCGcccaacggcgacgccgagcgcgGCCGGACGACGTTCGAGACGATCCTCGCGACGTGGCCGAAGCGGTTCGATCTGTGGAACCAGCTGGCGGACCTCGAGATCTCGGCGGCAGAGCCGGACGCGACGGCGATCCGGGACGTTTTTGAGAGGggcgccaaggccaagggtctgaagcccaagaaggcgATGAAGTGGTTCAAGCGGTGGGCTGAGTGGGAGCAGAAGCTGAGCCCTAAGGGCCGGGACAAGGTGATGGCCAAGGCACAGGAGTGGGTTACAGCGgcaaaggccaagaagggcgccgccgaggaggacgacgaggagtaA